The genomic DNA GGCATCTTCTGTCTCAACTACAAGACAATCTTCTATTCCTATGGTTGATATATGCCTCTTATTGCCAAGTATCATTGTCTTTTGGGTATCTATCGCGACAATGTCGCCTTTCTTAATATTCCCCATCTTATCCTTATCAAAAATATCATACAATGAATCCCATGAGCCTATGTCGTTCCAGTACAAATCAAGCGGCAGTGTCACAACTTTATCTGATTTTTCCATTACAGCATAATCTATGGATATCTCAGGCATCTGATTGAAGCTTGCAGCCATCTCATTAAAATTCATAGATGCAATTTTAGTTATTTCGGGAACATATCTTTTGAATTCTTTTATCATCGTGCCTATGCTGAATGCAAACATCCCTGAGTTCCAGTAATAATTACCTCTGCTTACATATCTTGCAGCTGTCTTAACATCAGGCTTTTCTACAAATCTCTCTACTTCTAAAAACTTCTGACTTCTGACTTCTGACTTCTCACTTCTCACTTTAATGTATCCGTATCCCGTCTCAGGTCGGTCGGGTCTTATCCCGAAGGTAACTATATAACCTTTCTTTGCGATCTCCTCCGCCTGTTTTAAATATCTAATGAATTTATCAACAGGCTTGATTATGTGGTCAGAAGGGGAGATGAAAACTACATCTTCTTCGTTGCAGTCTAATTTATCCAGGCAGTATTTAATCCCAAGTGCTATTGCAGGGGCTGTATTTCTGGAAACAGGCTCAAGGATAATATTATGTATAGGCAAAGGTAAAGACAAAGAATTTAAGTCTGATAGAACGTGGAATTTGTAATCACTGTTCGTCATCAGAATAATATCTTCAGCAGGCACCGCCCGCAGAAGTCTAATGATTGTCTGCTGTAAAAGAGAATGCCCGCTGTTCAGCTTCAGAAACTGTTTCGGGTAAT from Nitrospirota bacterium includes the following:
- a CDS encoding mannose-1-phosphate guanylyltransferase/mannose-6-phosphate isomerase — protein: MKAIILAGGSGTRLWPLSRKNYPKQFLKLNSGHSLLQQTIIRLLRAVPAEDIILMTNSDYKFHVLSDLNSLSLPLPIHNIILEPVSRNTAPAIALGIKYCLDKLDCNEEDVVFISPSDHIIKPVDKFIRYLKQAEEIAKKGYIVTFGIRPDRPETGYGYIKVRSEKSEVRSQKFLEVERFVEKPDVKTAARYVSRGNYYWNSGMFAFSIGTMIKEFKRYVPEITKIASMNFNEMAASFNQMPEISIDYAVMEKSDKVVTLPLDLYWNDIGSWDSLYDIFDKDKMGNIKKGDIVAIDTQKTMILGNKRHISTIGIEDCLVVETEDAILIAKRGEAQKVRDVVNKLKKDNRKEADEHVMTYRPWGSYTVLEVGPSYKIKRLTVNPRERLSLQMHHRRSEHWVVVKGTAKVTIGDRELLIRENESAYVPKSTLHRLENPGNDLLEIIEVQNGDYVGEDDIARFDDKYGRQVKKTIFKEKKL